The sequence GATGGTAATAAGCCAATACATGTTGCAGCTACAAGAGGCAATCGGGCAGCTGTTGAAGCTTTATTGGCCGTAACACTACAGATTCAGAGTGTTCCTGAATGGAGTGTGGATGGAGTCATTGAGTTTATGCAATCTGATTATAGGAGAAAACAGGTACTTAATCTGTCTTTCTGTAAGATAAATTGCTGCTGGTTTTGGTCTGCTGCCTGAACTCAGAGTTGGTTTTAGATATTGGTACTGGCTAGGTAAGCGACTATTTCCTTTCCTTCTCTCCTGCAAACTTCTGCATCCTTTTCATTGTCTAAAATGTGATAATAGCAGGAAAGTACAGAAGCTGGGGGAAGAAAACTATGGCGCTATTCTAAGATGTCTACTTACGAGGCTGGAGGATGAATTTAAGGGCTTGAAGCAAGAACGTGTTATTCCAAAGAAAGATTTGCCTGAGGTCTGTAATTGGTGATCACTGTTTTCAGTTTGTTATCAAATTGTACATGAgtagtattttttaatttacctTTTTGTATAATGTCAAGAAAGTGGAATATTATCACAGGCTTTGCTAGTTTTATCCTTGTGATAGTAATCATCTAACAGAAATGAATAAGCTTCTATAGTAAGGATAGTGCTGGCAATTTCAGCCCATGTTGACGAGATCAATTCATTTAACCCAGATTTATTGAGTTGGATCACTTATACTTTAATTGGGTAAATATGGGTTTTGgcctatttttaaaatttcataaaaatatggaCAAAATGGGTATCTATATAGATCCAATAACACAATAACAGATCCCTCGGCCTCCAGACCACGCCAAAGACCAGTACCTCTCCCAAAAGTTACCATTTCTCAAGAAGCATAGTTGCTGCTGCTTGAGTGAATAAAggcaaaaaatataatactagAAGTCTCATTACAAATAATGAGACGAAGAAGCagaaaagtctttttttttccttccctttttttttaaaatcttaaataCTTGAGTAAAATgatatgtaaattatgatatGGAAGGGGAGGCTGTGTTGTTGTTGGTTATCGTGCATGTATCTACTAACATTTGTTTGGTTAATATGCAGAATCAATCCTTTATTATGTAGGAAGACTAAATAGTTAAGCTTTAATATCAACTTGATAGGCATTTTTATTttcagaaaagaaaaaggaatttgATTGAACTGCAGGTATCCAATAACAACAACAGCATGATTTGATAGCTAACAATCAGCTAAATTTTAAAGCTTGGTGGAAACCAACATATATGGAATAGTTTTGGATCTTTGTAGTCTCCACAAGAAAGAAGTTTAGAATAGCATAGCAGAGAcggattcaaaattttaattggaTGAGTTCAAGATTCTATTTTTTTCGATAACATATAAGTTCAAAACttaatatgtgtatatatatatatatatatatatatatatatatatatatatttcaacatTATTTTTAGATATGTATAGATTTGTGAAGAATGGCAGTGAAGTCTGGTTTGCTGAAAGATTATCTCCATTGTTAAAACTTGTAAGACAGAGCATAGTGTTTTTCATTTGTGtgctttcttttctctttttaattcCTTATTGGGTTTTGGTATGTGTGGGTGTGGGgtgtggggtgggggtggggatcttggatttttcttttcttttttaaaacctCTTTTGTATTATTTCTTGCTCTTTGGGGTTGAAAAAATCTGCAAGATTCTTTAaggtatgaatttttatttttttttacattgtACCGATGAAATTTATACATTGGCTTTAGGATATTAAAGTGGGTTGAAACCCTTTTATtcaaggcataatacatatattagaccctaaacttgacttcaaattttaactttgacctccaactttcataatgcacaaacagacactttaactatccaacttttaaataaataaacacatgagttcTACATGGcgcaatacacgtaggacaccacgtaggacaaaaaatgacatgtaggacgacatgtaggacatgcgtgtctatttgttcaactttatacaagtttaagtgtctatttgtgcagatccaaagttgaagggcataaatgtgatttaaaGCCAAATTAAAGGgtacatttatgtattatgcctttattCAAGCCATATTGTACCCATATTTATATGGATGGATTGCAATCCAGTCCATTTTTGCTCAACTCCATATCCAATTTGCCACCTCTAAGTAAAGGGTAGTTATGGCACAAAAGTAAACCATTTCTGAAAATGGAACAAAGTGAGTATATATTTTACTTGTGTATATGTTAACTTCTGTTCTTGCATTTTTTCTAGTTAAGCACTCTTGACGAAAAATTGGAAATCTCTCCCTGTGAATATGATAATACATCTTGTGAAACATGTAGAAGACAATTGAATTTGCATGTGCAAATATATGTagtaaataacataataaacaCTGCATCTGGGGCATGAAATTAATGTCTTCAAGAAGTCCAATGAACAAGGTTGTTGCTTACGGTACTGACACAGTGATCATAGGGCTTCAAGATGCATAAAGTTTATCTTATAGTCGTGAAATTATACCAACGATGTGGTTCCAGACTCCTGTTTCAGCTTCCTTCAAATTGCACAGAGTATCAATATGTTTTTATGCTTTTCGTTAGTGTATGGAtctctttcatttgaattaCCTCAGAACCTTGTGTTGGAGAAAACAGTTTACCAGTTAGTGCTAAACATCTTGCATTGGCATAATTGATTGATTTGTAGGTGACTCCTGAAGCAAAGAAAAAAGCTGCAGACGCAAAGGCGAAGGGAGACGAGGCATTTAAGAGGAATGATTTACCTAGGGCTATAAATGCTTATACACAGGTACCTATTAGGCTTATTGGATTCCTCCTAAATGTCCAGCTCTACCCCTTCCCCAGTAGTTATCCTCTTCCTGATGCAAGCATATGTATTAGACTGATAAATAATGTGTATGCATCACTTAGGGGGCTCACTTGTGTTTGCTGGTACTCTGCATGCAATCAATTTTGATCCAACTGATGGCACTCTGTTTTCCAATAGAAGTCTTTGTTGCCAAGGCCTGCAGAGAACTTGGACCAGATTGGGCAAAAGGTTGTTATCGGCATGGTGCAGCTCTACGTCTATTGCAGGCATGCCCTTCTTCTCGTGGAGACAAATTTTGCAAACTTGTATACCTATTATTTTCTGATATTCTAATGTATTTCATTTTCAGAGGTTTGAAGAGGCAGCCAATGCTTTTTATGAGGGCGTACAGATCGATCCTGAAAGTAAGGAGCTCGTAACTGCTTTCAGGTATGCATGTTGAGACTTGAAGCTCTTTCATTTAGCAAATGAGTTTGTGTATCCAAGTTTTTCTCATTGTTGTGAGGTACTAATATGATTGCAGGGAAGCTGTTGAGGCTGGTAGAGAATTTCGTGGCACGGAACAAGTATAAGTTAGAAAGCACATTAAATTCTGTAGAAAGAACACATTTTGATGGATCATTTTGATGTTTTGCCTGCCCTCTAGTGATTTGTTCTGTTGCATCTTCAGCAATTTATACTCACTGTTTTTGTTAATCTCAACTTTTTCCTTCTGCGTTAATGATTTATTTCATTCTGTTATTTGTTTTCATGCTTGGGATTAtgcattttcttaattttatttataaaagcaaaaaaggagaaatcatatatagatatataatggaaggatgagagaaaaaataaataagaacaaaatgaatttcTCATGCAAGTAGTTTTATTAACAACAATGAGAACTTATTCGCACCTGCAGAGTTtttttcaacaacaacaaaaaaattagtttgCTCGCACCGCGCACACGCACATGTTCAAAGCTGCCCGCTCAATTGCCGTCTCTAGATTTGGAACATGTGAATAGGAGATACGGCAAATGCCTCAGTGAGGGGTATTTAA comes from Solanum pennellii chromosome 1, SPENNV200 and encodes:
- the LOC114073919 gene encoding heat shock protein sti1 homolog, whose translation is MESLSLCNLIIGENSRKVQKLGEENYGAILRCLLTRLEDEFKGLKQERVIPKKDLPEVTPEAKKKAADAKAKGDEAFKRNDLPRAINAYTQGAHLCLLVLCMQSILIQLMALCFPIEVFVAKACRELGPDWAKGCYRHGAALRLLQRFEEAANAFYEGVQIDPESKELVTAFREAVEAGREFRGTEQV